From a region of the Aulosira sp. FACHB-615 genome:
- a CDS encoding class I SAM-dependent methyltransferase: MVLLQEDRGFDLVGKYDQDAINGFDSQLINQIFRLLEPEKAQTVLDAMAGDGNLAHGLYQYCLTHKIDCPKLVVLEYSQVQTKFASNKLAQANAEVIWGDILTMTSRDSHIRIPDNSFDRVMIKSSNHEIPRSYQLELYRSIYRVLKPGGLFVNLGMLFDDPQERDELREIARVKDTYAGMDDLAKNRHFLTREELYGWLTTSGFINVKCEQSFNYRINSSIVAQQYFSEEQRLQADLEHQAAQVRAYRMRLNGRIQFDRNVSLMLCPGEITTARKPLV; the protein is encoded by the coding sequence ATGGTTTTACTACAAGAAGATAGAGGATTTGACTTAGTTGGAAAATATGATCAAGATGCAATTAACGGATTTGACTCTCAATTAATTAATCAGATATTCAGGCTGTTAGAACCAGAAAAAGCTCAGACTGTTCTAGATGCAATGGCAGGAGATGGCAACCTAGCGCACGGGCTTTATCAATACTGTCTGACACACAAAATTGATTGTCCTAAACTCGTTGTACTGGAGTACTCACAGGTACAAACCAAGTTTGCCAGCAATAAGCTTGCACAAGCTAACGCAGAGGTGATTTGGGGAGATATTTTAACCATGACTTCCCGCGACTCTCACATCCGAATCCCCGATAACTCTTTTGATCGAGTCATGATTAAAAGTTCCAACCATGAAATTCCTCGCTCTTATCAGTTAGAGCTTTATCGTAGTATCTACCGAGTTTTGAAGCCAGGCGGACTTTTTGTGAATCTTGGTATGCTATTCGATGATCCACAAGAAAGGGATGAACTACGGGAAATTGCGAGAGTCAAAGATACTTATGCTGGTATGGATGATTTAGCCAAAAACCGTCATTTTCTTACCAGAGAAGAGCTATACGGATGGCTCACCACATCAGGGTTTATCAATGTTAAGTGCGAACAAAGCTTCAATTACAGAATTAACTCTTCAATTGTTGCTCAACAGTACTTTTCCGAGGAACAAAGACTTCAAGCTGACCTCGAACATCAAGCGGCTCAAGTTAGAGCTTACAGAATGCGTTTAAATGGGCGTATTCAATTTGATCGCAATGTTAGTTTGATGCTTTGTCCAGGTGAGATTACAACTGCTCGCAAGCCGCTTGTTTAA
- a CDS encoding ArsR family transcriptional regulator, which produces MNYPEPNQSSPQNSQLDILDLPDEQRQLINWITRQQKVTLAEVVSHLETTEELAQQQLKTLVTQRFIQEIDDSGLIYYQPYFGEKKKSKLSQNIWDKL; this is translated from the coding sequence ATGAATTACCCAGAACCTAACCAATCATCTCCCCAAAATAGTCAATTAGATATCCTCGATTTACCAGACGAACAGCGACAACTAATAAATTGGATAACTCGCCAGCAAAAAGTTACTTTAGCAGAAGTAGTAAGCCATTTGGAAACTACAGAAGAATTGGCACAACAGCAACTAAAAACTTTAGTTACCCAAAGATTTATTCAAGAAATAGATGATAGTGGATTAATCTACTATCAACCCTACTTTGGTGAAAAAAAGAAAAGTAAACTCAGTCAAAATATTTGGGATAAACTCTAA
- a CDS encoding CHAT domain-containing protein, with amino-acid sequence MKIKFKQPTVNLAKIFSQHIPAFQLYLLQFQILTVTSIILGLYLTPKTVLAQNIIPANDGTGTTVDPQGDKINISGGSLSSDKANLFHSFSKFGLDANQTANFLSQPSIQNILGRVTGGDASIINGVIRVSGGNSNLYLINPAGIIFGQNASLNVPASFTATTATRLGFGNNNWLNAVGTNNYSQLIGTPNSFAFDSSVASAIFNQGNLAVPTGNNLSLFGGTVVSTGSLSAPGGNVTIAAVPGSSLLKVSLAGNPLSLEIQPLNATNNNLPSNDLAALLTGGGGGNATNLVVDNGEVKLTGSGLTVSNGDVVVTQNIITADRFTGLAGAVNITAEGNITTNNIDASAFSRFENATAGAVNLTAGGNITTNNIDTSAALILGTANAGAVNLRAGGNITVGSINTSAMSIDVGQINFINANLPPQARISLPDTPPLAQGGNVNLLANGTVRVVGEILDNDQPTGNSILTSAFTQPGSVTIQHNGGVNNVPFVVGNANLNGTKAAINVSQLSFFNQTSTVANIIIDSNDSQITSTSPINTFPVLPLGGMAEGTPDLISIISVNTPPTLTGNYNLPDTRQNRPVTFTLGSLNINPNDVNNDVSKIIVDKILSGFLNLQDGTPVTPETILNSNTVLVYTPQRGSVGRVQAFTIKASDGVSESAPQSINVNITRQPIIIPPPITEPPVTDNPSPNPRTNNPPPVDTDNSFNPETNNPLNIDLTNVVDSETEEKKTASIPILEKDQSLLNVDVDKEISKIDARFTNQFAQYLGTGTPPIKGIKEASESLVNIENATGVKPALIYISFVPKTLKRSVLPEQKLTPQADDVLELVVVTGKGEPIRKVIDVTRSQVLAVSKQFTNNITQPSLSNNYLTPSQKLYNWLIAPLKPNLQARQINNLVFIVDAGLRTMPIAALYDGQQYLIENYSVGLMPSLSLTDTTYVDIKTAEVLGMGASQFMNQDPLPSVPSELTTITQKLWPGKAFLNEAFTLTNLKTQRQQKAFGIVHLATHGEFNSGAPSNSYIQLWDTQLKMDQIRQLGWNNPPVELVVLSACRTALGNEDAELGFAGFAVQAGTKSALASLWYVSDEGTLGLMTQFYEKLKQAPIKAEALRRSQVAMLKGQVRIEMGRLRTARGDVPLPPVLLELGDKKLTHPYFWAAFTMIGNPW; translated from the coding sequence TTGAAGATTAAATTTAAGCAGCCTACAGTCAATTTAGCAAAAATTTTTTCCCAACATATACCAGCTTTTCAACTATATCTATTGCAATTTCAAATACTAACCGTTACTAGCATCATTTTAGGATTATATCTAACACCTAAAACAGTCTTAGCTCAAAACATCATCCCCGCCAACGACGGCACAGGTACAACAGTTGACCCGCAAGGCGACAAAATCAATATTAGTGGTGGTAGCCTCAGTAGCGACAAAGCCAACCTCTTTCATAGCTTCAGCAAATTTGGACTCGATGCCAACCAAACAGCCAACTTTTTATCCCAACCATCCATCCAAAACATTTTAGGCAGAGTCACAGGTGGAGACGCATCCATCATTAACGGCGTAATTCGCGTCAGTGGTGGCAATTCCAACTTATATTTAATCAACCCCGCAGGTATTATCTTTGGACAAAATGCCAGTTTAAATGTACCAGCCTCCTTTACAGCCACTACAGCCACTCGTCTCGGTTTTGGGAATAATAACTGGTTAAATGCTGTTGGCACAAATAACTACAGTCAACTTATTGGTACACCCAATAGTTTTGCCTTTGATAGTAGTGTTGCTAGTGCGATTTTCAATCAAGGTAATTTAGCTGTACCAACTGGCAATAATCTCAGTTTATTTGGCGGCACAGTAGTGAGTACAGGCAGTTTATCAGCCCCTGGGGGTAACGTCACAATTGCGGCTGTACCGGGAAGTAGTTTACTCAAAGTCAGTTTGGCGGGAAATCCGTTGAGTTTGGAAATTCAACCGTTAAATGCAACTAATAATAATTTGCCATCGAATGATTTAGCGGCGTTATTAACTGGTGGTGGTGGTGGCAATGCCACTAATTTAGTTGTAGATAATGGTGAAGTAAAGTTAACTGGTTCTGGTTTGACTGTGAGCAATGGTGATGTTGTTGTAACTCAAAATATTATCACTGCTGATAGATTTACTGGTTTAGCAGGCGCAGTTAATATAACAGCAGAAGGTAATATTACAACTAATAATATTGATGCTTCAGCTTTCAGCCGTTTTGAAAATGCTACAGCAGGCGCAGTTAATTTAACAGCAGGCGGTAATATTACAACTAATAATATTGATACTTCCGCAGCTTTAATTTTGGGGACTGCTAATGCAGGTGCAGTGAATTTAAGGGCTGGTGGTAATATTACTGTAGGCAGCATCAATACAAGTGCGATGAGTATTGATGTTGGTCAAATTAATTTTATCAATGCCAATCTTCCACCTCAAGCTAGAATTTCGTTGCCTGATACACCCCCACTTGCTCAAGGTGGTAATGTTAATCTTTTAGCCAATGGCACTGTCAGGGTAGTAGGAGAAATTCTTGATAATGATCAGCCTACCGGGAATTCGATTTTGACTAGTGCATTTACTCAACCGGGTTCTGTCACGATTCAACATAACGGCGGCGTAAATAATGTGCCATTTGTGGTAGGTAATGCTAACTTGAATGGCACCAAAGCAGCTATTAATGTCAGTCAACTTAGTTTTTTTAATCAAACTTCAACTGTTGCAAACATCATCATAGATAGCAACGATTCCCAAATTACGTCGACATCACCAATTAACACTTTTCCTGTACTGCCACTAGGCGGAATGGCAGAAGGTACACCTGATTTAATTTCTATTATTTCTGTTAATACTCCACCGACTTTAACAGGTAATTATAATTTACCAGATACTCGCCAAAATCGTCCTGTTACATTTACCCTTGGTTCATTAAATATTAATCCTAATGATGTTAATAATGATGTCAGCAAAATAATTGTAGATAAGATATTATCTGGTTTTTTAAACTTGCAGGATGGAACACCCGTTACACCAGAAACTATTTTAAATTCCAATACAGTTTTAGTTTATACACCACAAAGGGGTTCTGTTGGTCGAGTACAAGCTTTTACAATTAAAGCAAGTGATGGTGTTTCTGAATCTGCACCACAATCAATCAATGTTAATATCACGCGACAACCAATAATTATCCCTCCGCCTATTACTGAGCCTCCTGTAACAGATAATCCCTCGCCTAACCCTAGAACAAATAATCCTCCTCCTGTAGATACGGATAATTCTTTTAATCCCGAAACAAATAATCCGCTAAATATAGACCTAACTAATGTAGTTGATTCGGAGACAGAAGAAAAGAAAACGGCTAGTATTCCAATTTTAGAAAAAGATCAGTCTTTGCTAAATGTAGATGTAGATAAAGAGATATCTAAAATTGATGCTAGATTTACTAACCAGTTTGCCCAATATTTAGGTACAGGTACACCACCAATTAAAGGTATTAAAGAAGCTAGTGAAAGTTTAGTCAATATTGAAAATGCTACAGGTGTAAAACCTGCATTGATTTACATTTCGTTTGTGCCGAAAACACTCAAGCGGAGTGTTTTACCAGAACAAAAACTCACGCCTCAAGCTGATGATGTTTTAGAGTTAGTTGTAGTGACGGGTAAAGGTGAGCCGATTCGGAAAGTAATTGATGTGACGCGATCGCAAGTTTTAGCTGTAAGTAAACAGTTTACCAACAATATTACCCAACCAAGTTTGTCAAACAACTATCTTACTCCGTCTCAAAAACTATATAACTGGCTGATTGCACCTCTAAAACCTAACCTACAAGCACGGCAAATTAACAATTTAGTGTTTATTGTGGATGCTGGCTTGCGAACTATGCCCATAGCGGCACTTTATGATGGTCAACAGTATCTTATAGAAAACTATAGTGTTGGCTTAATGCCAAGTTTGAGCCTGACAGATACCACATACGTTGATATTAAAACAGCCGAAGTTTTGGGGATGGGTGCATCTCAGTTTATGAATCAAGATCCCCTACCATCTGTACCTTCAGAGTTAACTACTATCACGCAAAAACTGTGGCCTGGTAAAGCCTTTTTAAACGAAGCTTTCACCTTAACAAATCTGAAAACTCAACGACAGCAAAAAGCCTTTGGAATTGTTCACCTAGCAACTCACGGCGAATTTAATTCCGGTGCGCCGAGTAACTCTTATATTCAATTGTGGGACACCCAATTAAAAATGGATCAGATTCGCCAACTGGGTTGGAATAACCCACCAGTAGAATTGGTGGTGTTGAGTGCTTGTCGTACAGCCTTGGGTAATGAAGATGCAGAATTAGGTTTTGCTGGCTTTGCGGTGCAAGCTGGTACAAAGTCGGCGTTGGCGAGTTTATGGTATGTTTCCGATGAAGGAACACTGGGATTAATGACCCAATTTTATGAGAAGTTGAAACAAGCACCTATCAAAGCCGAAGCCCTGCGGCGATCGCAAGTTGCTATGCTGAAAGGGCAAGTGCGAATAGAAATGGGTAGGTTGCGGACTGCGCGGGGTGATGTTCCTTTACCACCAGTTTTACTAGAATTGGGTGATAAAAAGTTGACGCATCCCTATTTTTGGGCGGCTTTTACAATGATTGGAAATCCTTGGTAA
- a CDS encoding cytochrome-c peroxidase: protein MSNGKNTNHSRSSEPELSQDIILAPKKKEGNTNSSLIEMLLRLLNSIKIMPILMFSILKRFGRITSQLSKSIKRSVTIAALVVVAILAGHTLSAQLVSAQVATLPPLSAVPVPEPDNIGDFIRNKTAAIALGKALFWDMQLGTDGIQSCASCHFHAGADNRSKNQISPGNDNFTIGGAPNYQLTAADYPFHKLADPTNNNSTVLADTNDVAGSQGVFRTQFNDVIPGSDRDDVTPLKDTVFNVQGTNVRQVTGRNSPSVINAVFNFRNFWDGRAQNIFNGVNGFGARDPEALVLKASTPRRLEDVQVRLNNSSLASQAVGPPLAAIETFAEVPPIAPFAPLVADLSETDNTVKISDVASGRVINTINNDAAESTPESSNNAIASRRRPSTPTTPLRRFGRKLGKKLLAVQPLAKQVVAYNDSVLGLLSKSTRNVPQKGLNITYEKLIEQAFQPQWWRSNMVIRVDPQTGDRSFYRKPRKRPLSTIEYTLPEYNFSLFFGLAIQAYEATLISDQTPFDQFLSGKNSALTQQQQRGWQIFQNQGICIACHTGTELTAASVSRVKSVGRIGRVPVPPFPPEDTGFFNIGVRPREEDPGLGGKDTFGNSLSEATLAQQGKFQQIFGEAPPTLNPPLTPNEEVVSTGAFKAPGLRNVELTAPYFHNGGQLTLRQVVEFYNRGGDFRSSTNLIPPLNLTEAQKDDLVAFLRSLTDERVRYQKAPFDHPQLLIPNGHPGNQNSVVVNYSVQTEDGTQQAADSLLEIPAVGRNGGQPLPNFLRVNQ from the coding sequence ATGAGCAATGGTAAAAACACTAACCATAGCAGATCGTCTGAGCCAGAATTATCTCAGGATATCATTCTAGCTCCTAAAAAAAAGGAAGGTAATACTAATTCTTCCTTAATCGAGATGTTATTAAGGTTGTTGAATAGCATCAAAATTATGCCAATCTTGATGTTCTCAATACTAAAGAGATTTGGCAGAATCACATCTCAGTTATCTAAAAGCATCAAAAGAAGTGTGACGATCGCTGCACTTGTGGTGGTAGCAATTTTGGCTGGACACACATTGTCAGCCCAACTAGTATCAGCCCAAGTAGCTACACTACCTCCACTCAGTGCCGTACCAGTTCCAGAACCAGATAATATTGGGGATTTTATTCGGAATAAGACAGCTGCGATCGCTCTAGGAAAAGCTTTGTTTTGGGATATGCAGTTGGGAACTGACGGTATTCAATCCTGTGCCAGCTGTCACTTCCATGCAGGTGCAGACAACAGGTCTAAAAACCAAATTAGTCCCGGAAATGATAATTTCACCATCGGTGGTGCGCCGAATTATCAGCTAACAGCAGCCGATTACCCATTCCACAAACTAGCTGACCCAACTAACAATAATTCCACTGTTTTAGCTGATACAAACGACGTTGCAGGTTCTCAAGGAGTCTTCCGAACACAGTTTAATGATGTGATTCCAGGAAGCGATCGGGATGATGTCACCCCCCTAAAGGACACAGTATTCAACGTCCAAGGTACCAACGTTCGTCAAGTCACCGGTCGAAATTCCCCCAGCGTGATTAATGCGGTGTTTAACTTCCGCAACTTCTGGGATGGACGCGCTCAAAATATCTTTAACGGAGTCAATGGATTTGGCGCAAGAGATCCAGAAGCTCTGGTTTTGAAAGCATCTACTCCAAGACGCTTAGAAGATGTGCAAGTCCGGTTGAATAATTCCTCACTCGCTTCCCAAGCAGTAGGGCCACCACTTGCAGCAATTGAAACATTTGCCGAAGTCCCTCCGATCGCACCCTTTGCACCATTAGTCGCTGATTTATCCGAAACTGACAATACAGTGAAAATTAGCGATGTTGCCAGTGGTCGGGTAATCAACACTATTAACAACGATGCAGCCGAGTCAACACCGGAATCATCTAACAATGCGATCGCTTCCAGACGGCGACCATCAACCCCCACTACACCCTTGAGAAGATTTGGCAGAAAACTGGGTAAAAAGCTACTGGCAGTTCAACCACTAGCAAAGCAAGTTGTGGCTTATAATGACAGCGTTTTGGGACTTCTCAGTAAATCAACCCGAAATGTACCGCAAAAGGGACTAAACATCACCTATGAAAAATTAATTGAACAAGCCTTTCAACCACAATGGTGGCGATCAAACATGGTGATTCGTGTTGATCCGCAAACTGGCGATCGTTCATTCTATCGCAAACCCAGAAAACGTCCGTTGAGTACCATAGAGTACACATTACCGGAGTATAACTTCTCACTGTTCTTTGGCCTGGCAATTCAAGCCTATGAAGCAACTCTGATTTCTGATCAAACACCTTTTGACCAGTTTCTGAGCGGAAAAAACTCCGCCTTAACTCAACAACAACAAAGAGGATGGCAAATTTTCCAAAACCAAGGTATTTGTATTGCTTGCCACACTGGAACAGAATTGACAGCCGCTTCTGTGAGCAGAGTCAAGAGCGTCGGACGCATTGGACGTGTACCAGTACCTCCTTTCCCACCTGAAGATACAGGCTTCTTCAACATTGGTGTTAGACCCAGAGAAGAAGACCCCGGTCTAGGTGGAAAAGACACTTTTGGTAATTCCCTCTCAGAAGCAACACTCGCTCAACAAGGTAAATTCCAACAGATTTTCGGGGAAGCACCTCCCACCCTCAATCCACCATTGACTCCGAATGAAGAAGTGGTATCAACTGGAGCCTTCAAAGCTCCTGGTCTGCGAAATGTAGAACTCACTGCTCCCTACTTCCACAATGGTGGGCAGTTAACCCTACGACAAGTAGTAGAGTTTTACAATCGGGGTGGAGATTTTCGCTCATCTACCAATTTAATTCCCCCACTTAACTTAACAGAAGCGCAAAAAGACGATTTGGTCGCCTTTTTGCGAAGCCTAACTGATGAACGAGTCCGTTATCAAAAAGCACCCTTTGACCATCCACAATTGTTGATTCCCAACGGTCATCCAGGAAATCAAAACTCTGTTGTTGTCAATTACAGTGTGCAAACTGAAGATGGTACTCAACAAGCTGCTGATTCTTTACTGGAAATCCCCGCAGTTGGTCGTAATGGTGGTCAACCATTGCCAAACTTCCTCAGAGTTAATCAATAA
- a CDS encoding FAD-binding oxidoreductase, with amino-acid sequence MEYLAKVLQAYQELLSPDNVVVDQKSISAAETATFATTQKVLAIIRPGNCAEVQECVCIANKYKVPIYPVSTGKNWGYGSKVPTQDGCVIMELSRLNRIVDYDEKLAYVTVEAGVTQGQLFEFLQKHQSNLMMSVTGSASDSSLVGNILERGIGKGPYGDRFANVCGFEVVLPTGELIHTGFDRFANAQAAKVNRWGIGPYLDGIFTQSNFGIVTQMTIWLIPQPQYFQSFFYSLQDDAAFEEFIDTLQNLKLQGLLRNSFVIFNDYRMLSTKQQYPWKDTNEKTPLPEDLMPNFRKAWGGGLWIGEGALYSASKEQGRIERKLIQRALKKTVNKIVFFDERKAKILEIIRPIYKLITGVDLRGIIDFFYNKNLQRGIPTDKVISMAYWRKREPVPSNMNPDRDRCGLIWLAPSVPFDGKHVRTALKIIEEIAIRYQFEPNIGLQCVTERSIDMTVAIVYDRDVPGEDERAIACHDEMMQKLILEGYIPYRLTTSAMNSLPTPKDDYGKLLQELKRALDPNNILAPGRYDFQQDWPDKFDFRKYYDHSVALASQTLRKSSEEIAQD; translated from the coding sequence ATGGAATACTTAGCCAAAGTACTGCAAGCATATCAAGAACTTTTAAGTCCAGATAATGTGGTGGTTGATCAAAAATCCATCTCGGCGGCTGAAACTGCAACATTTGCAACAACTCAGAAAGTGCTGGCCATTATTCGACCGGGAAACTGTGCTGAAGTCCAAGAGTGTGTCTGCATAGCAAACAAATATAAAGTACCTATTTACCCTGTGAGTACAGGCAAAAATTGGGGATATGGTTCAAAAGTGCCTACTCAAGATGGTTGCGTGATTATGGAATTGAGTAGGCTCAACCGAATTGTGGATTATGACGAGAAGTTGGCTTATGTGACTGTAGAAGCTGGTGTCACACAGGGACAACTGTTTGAGTTTTTACAAAAACATCAGTCAAACTTAATGATGTCTGTGACAGGAAGTGCTTCCGATTCCAGTTTAGTTGGCAATATCTTAGAAAGAGGAATTGGTAAAGGGCCTTATGGCGATAGATTTGCTAATGTCTGCGGATTTGAAGTTGTTTTACCAACAGGAGAATTGATTCATACTGGATTTGATCGCTTTGCAAATGCTCAAGCTGCTAAGGTGAATCGTTGGGGAATAGGCCCTTATTTAGATGGCATATTTACACAGTCTAACTTTGGGATTGTTACACAAATGACAATCTGGTTAATTCCCCAACCTCAATATTTCCAGTCTTTTTTCTATTCTCTGCAAGATGATGCTGCTTTTGAAGAATTTATCGATACTCTGCAAAATTTAAAGTTACAAGGACTATTAAGAAATAGCTTTGTTATCTTTAATGACTATCGTATGTTGTCTACAAAACAACAATATCCTTGGAAAGATACTAATGAAAAAACACCCCTCCCAGAAGATTTAATGCCTAACTTTAGAAAGGCATGGGGTGGTGGTTTATGGATTGGTGAAGGCGCTTTATACTCTGCTAGTAAAGAACAGGGACGAATTGAAAGGAAGTTAATTCAACGAGCATTGAAGAAAACAGTTAATAAAATTGTATTTTTTGATGAGCGTAAAGCAAAAATTTTAGAAATCATTCGCCCTATTTATAAATTGATTACTGGAGTAGATTTAAGAGGTATAATTGACTTTTTCTATAATAAAAATCTCCAGCGAGGTATCCCCACTGACAAAGTTATTTCTATGGCTTACTGGAGAAAGCGAGAGCCTGTACCATCTAATATGAATCCAGACAGAGATCGTTGTGGTTTGATTTGGTTGGCTCCTAGTGTACCTTTTGATGGCAAGCATGTGAGAACAGCTTTAAAAATTATTGAAGAAATCGCTATCCGATATCAGTTTGAGCCAAATATTGGACTGCAATGTGTCACAGAAAGAAGTATCGATATGACTGTTGCGATTGTTTACGATAGAGATGTGCCTGGAGAAGATGAAAGAGCGATCGCTTGTCATGATGAAATGATGCAAAAATTGATCCTAGAAGGCTATATTCCTTATCGCTTAACGACTTCAGCAATGAATTCTTTACCAACACCCAAAGATGACTATGGCAAATTACTACAAGAATTAAAACGGGCGTTAGACCCAAATAATATCCTAGCTCCCGGTAGATACGATTTTCAGCAAGACTGGCCGGACAAATTTGACTTTAGAAAGTATTACGATCATTCTGTCGCCTTGGCCAGCCAAACTCTCAGAAAGAGTTCTGAGGAAATTGCCCAAGATTGA
- a CDS encoding MinD/ParA family protein: MSKIVSIHSFRGGTGKSNSTANLAGIVARYGYRVGIVDTDIQSPGIHVLFGFDEQKMKYALNDYLWGRCNIEESAYDVSSVLGQSANKKGRIYLIPSSIKAKDITKVLREGFDFNLLNEGFQKLLTALQLDFLFIDTHPGLNEETLLSIAISDILVLILRPDRQDFQGTAVTVEVARKLEVPNMLLLINKALPALDFDALKQQVEKIYNAPVAGILPLAEELIQLASSDLFCLRHPEHPLSQVMDKVARMIMQ; the protein is encoded by the coding sequence ATGTCAAAAATTGTATCTATCCATTCCTTTCGCGGCGGTACAGGTAAATCAAACTCTACCGCTAACCTAGCCGGAATTGTTGCACGTTATGGTTATCGGGTTGGCATTGTTGATACAGATATTCAATCGCCAGGGATTCATGTTTTGTTTGGTTTTGATGAGCAGAAAATGAAATATGCCTTGAATGATTATCTTTGGGGGCGCTGTAATATTGAAGAGTCAGCTTATGATGTTAGCTCAGTTTTAGGGCAGTCAGCAAACAAAAAAGGACGAATTTATCTCATCCCTTCTAGTATTAAAGCCAAAGATATTACCAAAGTCTTGCGGGAAGGATTTGATTTTAATTTACTTAACGAAGGCTTTCAAAAATTACTAACTGCTTTACAACTAGATTTCCTCTTCATTGATACTCACCCAGGACTCAACGAAGAAACCTTACTTTCAATTGCAATTTCTGATATTTTAGTTTTAATTTTACGCCCCGATCGCCAAGATTTTCAAGGTACAGCCGTCACCGTAGAAGTAGCCCGCAAACTGGAAGTACCCAATATGTTGTTGTTAATTAATAAAGCACTTCCAGCTTTAGATTTTGATGCCCTCAAACAACAAGTCGAAAAAATCTACAACGCACCCGTAGCCGGAATTTTACCCCTAGCAGAAGAATTAATTCAACTAGCCAGTAGCGATTTATTCTGCTTACGTCATCCAGAACATCCCTTGAGTCAAGTTATGGATAAAGTCGCACGGATGATTATGCAATAA